The sequence below is a genomic window from Proteus vulgaris.
CATGATGACGAACCCGATAGTGATTGGACTAAACACGTCATAAAGCATAATGCTCAAGATAATCCAAATGCGTTTTTTACTAAAATCACAAAAGCAGTGCTAGGGCTGAATAGTGGGGCTGAATTATCAGAAGAAACGCGTTCTAATTTCTGGGAGCATGTGGCTTTCTATAACTATGTACAGGGTATTGTTGGTGAGTCAGGACGAATTAGACCAACGAATGAAATGTGGAAAGGGGCAGAAAGACCGTTTTTATCCGTTGTAGAATCATTAAAGCCCGATGTGGTTATAGTGTTAGGTGCTATGTTAGGTGAATGGGTTCCTACATTAAATAATGATGTTAAAGTGGCTTATTTATATCATCCATCAAGCGGTTATTTTAATTATGAAGGCGCAATACCAGCCATTAAGAAAGCAATGGATGAAGCCAAACGAGAAAGTAATTCTTAACGTTTTTCTGGTGTCAAAATTCTAAAATTATTACTGGCGAGATGCTAAAATCTGATGTGTTAACCCTAAGTTTTGGCTTCGACTCAGGGTTTTTCAATATATTGAATTTTAAAGAGAACACTTTTCTAGTATGAGTTTTGTGCCCTTTTTAATTTATCATAAATATCTTGGAGTTTGTTTATACCAGAAAAAATCTCATTATTTAATATTTCATTGATTGCTGCCCGCATATAAATATTCACCACTAAATTTTCACTTGATAGCTCTTTTTTCCCACCATGCACAATTGCGGAACGTAATCCATAAACTTTTTTTACTAATTTTCCTATTTCTAATCGGCTGTCAACATCTTTGGCTACGATGAAGGAAAATACATCTGATAATTTTTCACCTATACTTTTTTGAAATAGGCTCCCATCATCTAGAGAAAATAGAATTTCCAATGAAATACAAGTGTATATAATTGAATTCCTAGTGTCAGTAGTGAGTGCCGACTCTCCAAGAGCAAGCGCAGAGTTTAATATCCTTGACTCGATATCATTTAGTTTTTGACTATTATGTTTCTTTTCATAAAAGTCCCATAGCCTTTTAAAATAGCGGCTATTACAAAAAAAAGGGTCATTAACAGGGATTTTTTCTAAAAATTGATTATTAATTTGAGCAGACTCTAAAGGACCGTTTTCATTAGATACTTGGTATGAACTAGTGCTAACATACATTTGTTCGTGTGATAAACTTGGCTTTAAAGGTAGCCCCGTCTCAATCAAGATGTTCTTATCAAGTTTTCCTGATATAAATACAATCATTTTTGCAAAGTTTAAAAAAGCATCTTTAGCTTTTTGTATGGCTTCAGCTTTG
It includes:
- a CDS encoding HEPN domain-containing protein, with amino-acid sequence MLLQDIINEIMALMQTGTHKDIKNAQKYWSFNDKMVYVNEMEKYNLLLEKIYELDKKINNRFYRSTIFKYLNEQLPKIKIQNKPFNYDLESFFKDFYDVKPQNLVITAPISGIRLNNGIRSFELSCFKFGYLKDLEFPITGETEADGMYISTIVKNIYDKAEAIQKAKDAFLNFAKMIVFISGKLDKNILIETGLPLKPSLSHEQMYVSTSSYQVSNENGPLESAQINNQFLEKIPVNDPFFCNSRYFKRLWDFYEKKHNSQKLNDIESRILNSALALGESALTTDTRNSIIYTCISLEILFSLDDGSLFQKSIGEKLSDVFSFIVAKDVDSRLEIGKLVKKVYGLRSAIVHGGKKELSSENLVVNIYMRAAINEILNNEIFSGINKLQDIYDKLKRAQNSY